A region of the Falco rusticolus isolate bFalRus1 chromosome 6, bFalRus1.pri, whole genome shotgun sequence genome:
tttatttttttttttaatttaacgCAGATTTTTCAGACATTAAATAATTCCTGCTCTATGACAGTTGTTGAGTCTCTAAAACCACACATGGTGATCCGCCTTTTCTTCACCCTGCTGCTTAGTGACTGTAGCATTGCAGCAGCCATCACGTACCACATTGTATGGGAATTGTCCTGCTTCAATTGTCCTGCCCTGTAACTTGTCTCACCTCTATGTGTCTTTCACTGTCACATATCCACGCTTTCATCCTATAAGCATAAACAGCCTGCGTGCAAAACTTGCATTCAAATGTGCTCAAATGGATGATGGTTAAATGAGACCAATTTGCCACACATTTGTTTCTTGCTCTGCCTTTATCAGTTTccaccagaaaataatttactttgaattatgtttgcatttgttttgtagtctctgccagcagcagtgatttttttcccccagcaaaaTGGTATACACTGATTAGCAAAACATGACAGTGAAAAGCCTTGAAGTGTTTTAGCAGCATTTtgtgaccaaaaaaaccctcaaaacccaaacagatttgagttgcttttcatttttctttgagttACATTAAGGGATGCTTCATTAAACATGCATCACTAAAGATATGGAAGATCCCTCTCATGATAGAGGATGTGGCCCACTGGGATGGTGTGTGCCTTTTGTTACCTAGATCAGAATGAGGCAGATGAGTCGACAACTGAATGCTGGTGATCTTTCACTGAAGTAACTATTGTTTACCGTTAAATCATAGCAGTGCTATTGTccaaacagaagaggaagcaaTAGAATCAAATGAAGGATGAAAAGCGCTGTGTGATTTTAGtctctgtttaaaaatgaaCCTGTACCCAGAGACACTCATCCCAAATATCCAACACCCTCCCTATTTGGCTATTCAGTGGGAATCAATCacattttcacaaaacattttctcacaTACCCATAGCGCAGCACGGGGAAGCCCCTCATACATTCCCTGAGCAGaagaagctgcagcactgggctgcAAGTGGGGGTCCTTGTGTAAAACCTCACTGTAAGGCATGTTTCCAGCCTACTGCCAAGGTCCTTTCCTTCCCACCGCAGCTGGAAATGGCTTCTTCCTATCACAGGACTGCTGTACAGACAGATCCGTCACGTTTTGTTGCAGCTGCCATTATTGCAGAATATGATGTGTCTTGGATTGGTATAACACTGAATTAGGTTGAAATTTGGGATTTTAGGTCAGTTTGTTGCACTCCACTTCTAATTGCGGACTGCCCAAGAATCAGCAGTGTTGGACTGCTCCATAATCTCTTTGCCTTGCTGCTCAAAATCCAGATTTTTGGTCTACAAAATGCACCAGTCTGCATGAGCAAGCTAACCCTAGAAACATCAGAAGGGAGCATACCATGCATTGGAACAGTAAGAAATGTAGAGGAATACAGTTAGCTTGCATTATGTCCCTTGGTGGATGTGACAGAGCTGTTTGTGACCTATTGAGGTACTCTAACTTACGTACAGATTTCAGCAGCCAGTTTGCTTACAAATAGTTGCAACTTCTTTAGTTCATGTTGAAAAAGACTTTACTATGTTCCTTCTAAAAATCCTGAACATTGAGAGCCATGAGCTTTTCAGGATGGCACATGTTATTAAACGACTGGCTTAGCATAGCCAAGTGTTAATGTTACATGCACTGACCTGACACTTCCAGGTCCCAGTCACAGACCCAAACATTGTCACACTGGAGCTATCTACAACACTACAATTgaaaaagtattctttttcATAAAACCCTTTGGCAACCCTTGGGTTTAGCTAAGAGAAGGATGTTCTTGTCTTCTAGGCTGGTTTATTCACCTCCTACAATGTCTCTTGTACTTGGAGCCTCATGGTATTTGGGCAAtggtatttttctgtacagtgaGTAGGAAGGGACAGACCTCTTAGGGGAATGTCAGACACAACAACCCTTTGCCACCCACCTGCTTGCTCACCACAAGCTGATGCTTAGAGGGCAGCCAGATGCgtggagggaagaagagagacTTGGGTGCCTCACCTGGCCACCCTTGGGTGGCTGAGCCAAGAACTGTTCCAGCAGCACACATACActccccccagccagccccgaTCTGCTCACTGTGGACCTTTATACtgcctttacatttttttccccaactcgGAAGCATTTTGCAGCCACTTTGCGCGGACAAGTCACATCATATATGGGAGCAGCTCATTTTAATGCATCTTTGAGTTGCTGAAGTCTCATGTGAACAGTCTTGATGGTAAGAGCCCCAACGTGAGGCAGACAATAACAACTGCAGAGTGCAAGGACAAagtccagctggcagctgatgTTCACTCCTCCAGCCAAGGCAGTACGAATATGCCCTAGGCGAGTCACAACAGCGGTGATGTCGTACAGCAGCAATTAATTTGCTTCTAAGGTAAATGGGTCCAAATGGTAAAGGcttttgcaaatgaaatttaCTGTTCCAATACAAATAACTAACTGGCAAAAAATAACTACTCCAGCCTGAAAGCATGGCCAACAACTGGTTGACATTTGTGTTGCAGAGAGTTTACAGATTCCCCATGAGTTGGATaggagctgtgttttgcagcagcattaTTACTGTGACAACCAGTAGAAATAGAGGGACCTGCTGGCAAGCGAGGGTGTGATTTGTTTCCTCTGCAAACAAGCGAGAGGTGTCCAGCTGGCCAGTGGCCATTCCCAAGCAAAAACCCAGGGGAGGATGCATGTTTTATCTCCTCTCTGCTTGAATTTTGCCTGCTAAATAGTGAAGGAATTAGGGGGTTTTGTATTGTACcaaaacacatttgcatttaGTAATGTTTCTACAAAGTCAAGGGGATGCAAAGGTCAGGCTGTCTTCTAGATATTTCATTTCTCAAGCAGTAGGATGACACTTTATCTGCTATTCATGAACAGAAAATCATTCTCATTTATAatgcagcagcccctgcagggACCAATCAAGGTCCCATTGTGCTGATGCCCAACTGGTGGTCgtgagaagaaaattactggTGCCCGCTTGGATGCAGTTCAGAAACATCCATTTTTTGCCATGTAAGGTTTAACATGAGCACATCTGATCAGCAAAGCACATAAGCACGCATTTCAAGCAATCTCTCCCCAGCAAGATTGTTTCATAGTGTTCCAGTCCTCTCAAGGGGAGGGGAATTTAAACACGTGTGAAAATGTTCGGCTAAATCAGACGTGGCTGCTGCACACAGACCTTGCAACTTTTCAGCATTCCACATATAAGacagagttttattttgatgCATAAGTGGGGGTTTGGGGGCATGACTGGCCAACAATGAAGTCTTGAAGTGTTTTCTCTCCTAGGCATGTTCTCAGCCTGCCCCAGTGAACTGACACAgtgcagagagctgcagctaGTGGGAGTGCACTAGTCATCTGCAAGCGTACCATACCAGGGTGTGAGCAACAGGAGAGATGAATCATTTCCgtttactgaaacaaaataatgaagtgtAATAGACTGAAATTAAGGTATGAAAAACAAGgctgaatgaaaaatatgttagTGACAACAGCTGTCCGATTATGGAGTAACCCTGACggaacaaaaagggaaaaacaaaaatagcatgTAGTATTTCATGGTGGTTAATCTGCTCTAGACTAGGATACAAGGGTTAATTCTTCACTGGTTGATAATGGACAAGCTGAGACTTCAGGGATATGAGAAGATAAAATCAATGTATGACAATGGATACCTCATTTATGTGAATATGGCAAAGAATATTTGCGGTGTATCATTTGCACtgtaaaactaattaaaaaaaaaatcaacattgaCCAACAGCTAGCTACAGCTACTTCATATTGTGGGTATTGCATAAAATTGCCATGGTTTACTATGCCTGTAAGCCTGGAAAACACTGACTTTGTAAAGCTGATAATGGTAATGCAGTGGAAACATTGTTTGGGATCAGCGGAGTGCATGGTAGTGATAAAGAATTTCCCTGTAACGCTGTTACAGTAATTGAAGCTGCAGTTTGTCTCATGCACAGCAAAGGAAGCTGAGGCTGCCAGAAGGTTTTCTAAAACTTCCTTTGCAGCATTGAGCCATTTGTTGCCTTTGTCCAGTGATTGCTTGCCTGAGTTTCCACCATTTTGTGAGCTCTAACACAGAATTTGTGAGCTCTAGCACAGGCTCTAATGAATACagacaattttcattttttaagatgtttaaCCACTGCATAGCATACAGGTTATTCCGTTATAGCACAGGGAACCACAACATTTCATGCTtaaaccaaaaagcaaagcattagGGTCAGCCTCTGAGTGCTTCAGTATTCTTGTAGGCATATACAACATAGCACTCGCTCTTCCTTTCCAtcttgagattttatttttaaaggaattccTCTACTTAGATTCCTTTTaagatttcatttcctttctgcttctatTGTATATCTTTAACTGACCAGGATGATTTAGCAGTACTTGACtctcagcacaaaaaaaaaaaaaaaaaagaaaaaagatattcAAGGCTCCCCTTACATGGGAagacaaaaagcagctttcagacaCTGGCAGGTTTCTCATCTACATAtgaaagcaacaagaaaagaaacaattaaatgGCACAGCTTTCCCTGGAGCTCTCAGACCTTTCTATGATTTTCCTCTTAGTGATATATGTGAACCTGCCTCGTGCATTAGCCTGGCTCACTTGGCTGCATCATTCCCTGTGATGTTCCTAAGCAAGCAAAGCTCCCACTACATTTAAGCCTAATATGGTTCATTGCTGGAAGAGAAACCAATTTTGGTTTTACTGGGATACCTATGGCTGAAGCAAGTATATTTAATATTCATTGCCCTGAGCTGTCTTTCACATTAGTGCTATGTTACTGCAACTCTTGGTGAAGTTTGATTTACACCAGGCAGCGCAGAACTTATTCCTCACATCACTAAGGATCTTCTCTCTCAAAGGGAAAGTGTCTCATGAAAGCTGGTGTGGAAGGAAATGTTGATATTCATAAATGGACAGCCTGTCATAAATGGACAGTCAAAATGCAGTGATATTTGAATGGACAGTGAGCCAAATCCTCAGAAACATGGATGGGTAGCAAATGCATTCTCCTGTGTGTGTGACCAGTAACTGTCCTACCTGTGTGACTAAGAAGTTGTGAGGTTCATCAGCGGATGTAGGACTGATGGCTGTGTTGACTTGGAGGAAGGAGGACACACTTCTGCCTAGCATAACTCACAGGACATACCATCCTATTTGTTTTAGCACATCTGGCAATGCAGATGTGGCTGGAAGAGGGTTGTGGAGATTGTTGAGTCTTTCAGTATGGTTAGTAGTTGATTAATCTCTCTTAAGCCTTACTTTTATGGACAATTGAATGCTCTGTTTTAACAAACACCTGTTTGTCACTCTTTCATTCAGTCTCAGGTGAGCTTTGGGGTagttatttgaaaaatcagtataGATTGAGAGAATATCTGGGACTGAGAACGACATGGTCTTAGTTTCTCCTCTTAAGCCTTTTTATCAGGTAGATTCAAGCGGCCCATTAGGCAAAAAGATAGATGCCTAAAGGGTTACTGAAACAGCATCGCTGTcagcttcagctgcaaaaaGGACCTTAGCAATGAGTGCCCTTAGCAGAGCCAGGGACAGACGGGCTGTGCTGCATGGTTCTCACCCCTCCTTTTGTTTGAGAGGAGCTGGCTCTACCTCCACATGTTCACATTCCCCCCAACCCATGCACAGACCAGACAGGACATTTCAATTAACCAATTAACCCTGTGTGTCTGGTGCCATACCTGCAGCAAGGGGCAGCTCTCCTGCATGCACGACAGCAGACAGTAACGGTATTTTAGCATTTCCcagaattttgatttttttttaatgtgtcttcAAATCACATACATATATGGCAGTCCACCAATAAAAACCTAGCTGTAGATGGCTCTTTCTCCCTGAATGTGATGCTGTCTCCAAAGCCAAGGTGGCTGTAACACGCCATCCAGAGTGTGGTGTGAGCTGATGTGTTACGTGCCTATCACTTCCCTGAGACTAATGCTGTGTGTCACTAACTACTACAGCCGTCTCCCACACTTCTAAAAGCAATTTCCACTTTATTAAGTTCTACCCTTCATGGTATCCAGGAAGCTAGAAACAGGCTCCATTTCACCTACAGTCTTAGCAGTTGTCACCAATCTGCCCTTGAGTGGGTTATTAAATTAAGGCTATTGAATCAGATTCTGCAGGCAGCTATTCGGTGTTAAACCTGGACTAATCCCAGATTTACAGCTGAAGTTGCTGTTAGTAAGGAACTAGAAGTTGGTCCCTTCGAATTTTAACTCTGTACATTGCAGGCTGTATTAAAGATTCAAAGTTTTTTAGaagcagcctgggctggctgcaTAGGGCAGATGCCCTACGGGGTAACTTCTCAAGAGGATAGTTTGACCTGCTCACTGTGCTCTGAAATTTTCTGCACAGTGAACTGAGGAGATTCTGTGTGAGAAGGGGTCAACTAAAATTATAGCAACTCTTGTTTGTTTCTCCGTAATTCTTCTCAATGGGTTTCCTATAGAGGAGTACTACATTTTTGTCCCAGAGCTCCCAGCTTCTTATGGGAAGTGTAACCTGTTTCCTTCATACACCTAGGGGTCTGTAgtgggtttgcgtggcaaggcTTTTGGCAGCAGGGGGGTCACAGGGGTGGTTTCTGTAAGAAACTgtcagaagcttcccccatgtctgacagagccagcGCCAGCCGGCTCCGAGAgggacccgccgctggccaaggcccaGCCCGTCAGTGACGGTGGCAGCGCCCCTGGGGCAGCACAgttaagaagggaaaaagaaatatctatGCAACACGACTGTAatggaagagaggagtgagactatgtgagagtAAGAGCTCTGCAGACGCCTGGGTcagggaaggagggcaggaggtgctccgggaagagattcccctgcagcccatggtgaagaccatggtgatgCAGGCTGTTCCCCTCAAcccatggaggtccacagtggagcagatatccatgcagcccatggaagaccccacgccagagcaggtggatgcccaaagggGGCTGCAACCtcatgggaaggacccacactggagaagttcatggaaaactgtctcccatgggagggacccgaggaggaaggagcagcagaaacttGTGATGAACTAATCGTAACCCCCACTCCCTGttcccctgcactgctcagggggaggaggaagagagatcGGGAATTAAATTAAGCTTgtgaagaagggaggggtgggggaaatgtgtttttctgattcaaatggtaataaattaaactaatttccccaagctgagtctgttttgccagtAACGGTAAaagtgatctctccctgcccttatcttaacccatgagccttttgttatattttcttcatCCTCTGCCTGGTTGaggtggctttggtgggcacctggcattcagccagggtcaaaccaccagAGTCCGAAGAGGAGTATTTGGGTAGCAGGGGTATCAGGAGAAATTCAGGCAGTtatgcagatttttctgcaCTTGGACATTTTCAGACCATTCCAGTCCTGGTTCCAAGGTGAAGGGTATTAAACACCAGTTGTGTTACAGAGCTTCCTACGTGCTGCAGACATCAGGGAAGTTCAGTGCAGTGGCTGACACTGTTTCTGTGGGTCTAGAGATAGGTTCACTGGAAATGCCTTGCATTCATTAATTTAATTGTACAGACTCAGTCAAAGTGTTCACAAAGTGCTCGGGAAGTGCTGGACAtggggaagctgctggtggGTTGGGTGGGTGCAGCCTGTGCCCATCTCACCTAGCGTGCAGGAATGAGACCTGCACCAAGCACAGCGCAGTTCCCCCTTGACAAGACTCCAGGGCTTGTCCTAACTTTGGACATGAGAAAGTCCTGTGTCTAGGAGCGGGGGACCCCAACTCAGCCAGAGCCTTTAGAGGTGTCGCTTCCTCTCTGCAAAGCGACTACACCAAcactcccctcccacccccaagcCTTCTAGTCTTAtaagtccttttcttttttttagattaacctgtaataaaggaaaatcagctctgaaaacactgaaaacaaatatcCCCTAGTTCACTCCATCTTTTAAGAGGCAAAgccttccctccagccctgaTTTCAAAGCCAGTGGTTTGTGCTAGATTCTTGGTCTGTGAAAAGTGTCTCCCCTGGGGCTCCCAAAAGCCTCCTGCTTTCTACCATTAGGGTTGCAGCTGTCTAGGACCACCCTTCTCCAACCCAGTCCTGCCATAAGCTGCAGGCTGCCGGCCTGCCTTGTCCCTCCATCACTGCCCACACCTCCCCTTGCTCCGGCAGGGTTCGCACCCCACAGGCAAGGCAAACAGGCAGGAATCTGTCCTGCCCACCCACAGCCTTTTAAGAACATATAACTTACAGCAGCGAATTCAACAAATAGGGTGCCCGCTGCAGTAAGCCAGATAGAGCCTGGCTTGAGACCAGCATGGGCTGGAGGCACCGAGGTTGTGTCCAAGCTCTTTCCATACTGATACAGCATAGGCAGACCCTCGTGCTGAAAGGCATAACTCATTGGAGAAATTAGCCCATAAAGTTATTTCTGATAAAAGAAgcttatttcttatttaatgtCACGTTAAATAAATCGCGAAGCGCAGCAGTGAGGATTTAGTACTTGCAGTGCTAACCGTATTACTTAGCATTTATACAGTGCTTCCCTCATTCAGGAAAGTGCTTTCGGTAACTTAATTCATCCCCAGCCACCCTCTACATGTCATGAGGGGAGTTAGGAACATTTAATCTCCCTGCTGATAGATAAGGTGTATGGCTGGGACTGGCACAGTTTTGttactttcccttttctcccaccCTTAGTATCCCACCCAAGTTGATTTTTGATGGCTGCAGCCTACACTTGTGTCCTGGAAGTCCTCAGCACTGCAAGGGTCAGGATCCTGTCCCTTTGGTGATAGCCAGCTATGGTCTGGCCAGGCAGCCAGCGGGAGCAAGGCTGAGACTGTGGCAAGCAGGGAACAAGTCTCAGCAGATGAGAAGGATTGAGAGAGCAGTTCtagaggctgagagctgggttGCAAGTGGGAGGATGAGGGTGAAAGGATGCTTGAGCTGAGGAGGCCACTTGTATGGGCTGTTGGCCTTAGGCAGGATAGAATTTGAGACTAAGGCTTGTGCAAAGATTCTGGTACAGAAAGGTTTAGAGGTTGATTTGAACTATCTTATTTGATGGGCTATGTAAGGCAGGACGTGATAACAGGGTTGGGGAAGAGGATGGTAGgtctggcacagggctggggcacGGGGATATAGGGTAGGTGTTCCTGGAGGCGAACAACTCAGGATATGAAGGGTAGTGCTGTGAAAGGGCTTCAGCCTGGGGTTGATTTCCATGTCAGGACACCTGTAGAGTGGGCAGTgctcctggggagcagctgcccaTCTCCACACAGCCTACCCAGCCCCTAACCACCACCAGTgctctctgctcccagcaggacAGGGCTCTTCCCACCACTGGACGTACTCTTTTTCCAGGGGCCAGGGGCGAACAAAGTGCCAGGAGAGATCACAGAGCCTACcttgcagctctgtgctcctccggtcactgctgctgtggggtggaTGCTGCAGCCCCATCGCTTGCCCACATCCTGGGAAAAGAGTACCAAGGACCTGTGTGGGGGTCTCAGGCATAAGGTGCCCAGGGACAGGTCATGGCTCGTGCTACTGCATTTCATCTGGGTGAGGGGCTGCTCAGCACAAAAGGGAACAAATAAGGACAGCTATTCTAGCCCTTTAATCATTTGGGATCCTACTTTTAATGTATGCAAATACATCTGTGTGCCAGTTCTCCCCTCCCCTTTGAGCTGGTTTAACTCCTAGTTTCAATGGATTTCTCTGGAAGAGAAGGGATCCGTATACTGCAGTTGTTACGTGAGCCAAATTGGTGCTCCCATAGATGCCATCATATGCCATCATAGAAGGCACTTGTTTTTAGAACGGACAGTAGCTACACACTGGTGTCGATGAATATGCTGATTAATGAATAAGATTCCAATTAGTGCTTACTACCTGTGTaaactaacatttaaaaaaaacatgcagttgTTGTAGGGGTGggatgtgttttttaaaaaataacctacTAATATGTTCAttcagatatatatttttaccaTAAATCAGTTGGAGATGATACTATTTTTATTGAAACTTTCTCTACACTTACTTTCAAAGAGTTAAAGTTTCTTGTTTAGTAGTACTCAGTTTAACTCCCCTGTAAACTTCTCTTGCTTtaatagtgaaataaaaatactatgAGTTAACTTACAGTTTTAAAACCTACTTCATTATAAATCCTTCCTGCAAGATTATTATGTTGCAACCAAAAGctaaaacaagtattttttcatttgctccTTAAAATGCATTGATTCTGTCCTACATCCCTGCCCCCAAAAAGGCTTCATGTCCcattgaaaattacattttttcccgAAAAAGGAACAGATACCTATGCAAAAAGTTAACCccaaattacattttacaaaaccaaaattattcaTTGACTCCAATATTCTGCACACAGTATATGCTCATACTTTCAGTACCTCTAGGCTGAAACTGCTCgtaaaacattttgttgtaAACCTGAATCTAGTATGAGTGAGAggctgctttaattttttcaggAGCAATTCTAGCTGCAGAGGCATGGAACACAGCCTGGAAGACACAATCTGTGCGATGCTGCTCTTTATTGTCACAGATACAGAGTTCTGATGTGGTAATGCTGCACATTCAGGTCATCGAACATTTACCGATCAGGAAGGATTTTTCAATCTCTAAAATagttacaaattatttttgtcagaaCGCACTCACTATAAGCAGTCTGATCTCAATGGAGTCCTACTACTTTATTTCGGGTAATAACGGCAAAGTCTTACCAACTGTTGATGGAGATACCATGGGGTTAATTTATATTCACGTcggaaaagcaaagcagagtgCTCCCTCCCAACTCTGACAGATCCCACCAGTCTTTTCAATAGTTGATTGTCAGGTTGTCCTGATCTATAGCTTAGCGCTGACAACAGCTCACAGTTTATTTGCAGCTTTGAAGCCTGGTCCTATAGTGTTTCTCTTCTGACAGGAGATGAATAAAGGTGTCACTGTGGGAGACTTTTAGCCGGCTGCTATAAAAAGGACCCTCCTTGCCTTCCCTCGCAAGATCCTCTAGTTCACTTTTGGAGCTTGCAGCTTTCCCCTCAGCTGAGTTTAGCTCCATCAGCTCCAATTCGTGCTTGGCAGCTGTTTCTAAAACTCTCTGTTTGTTATAATACCTGACAAAGTTGTTAATGATGGGATGGATGGGAAGGGCGATCGCTATCACCCCGCAAAGAAAACTGATGGCAGCATTCAGTTTTCCAAGTGTTGTTTTAGGGTATATGTCTCCATATCCGACTGTGGTCATGGTAATGATTGCCCACCAAAATGACTGAGGTATGCTCTTAAATAAAGTTTCAGGGTGACTTTGCTCCATGGTATAACCCAGGgcagaaaagacaaagattCCAACAGCTAAGTACATGAGGAGCAGTCCGAGCTCCTTAAAGCTGCGCTTAAGGGCGTATGTTAGAGTCTGGAGCCCAGAGGAATGCCGTGCGAGCTTGAAAATCCTCGCGATCCTCATGATGCGCAGTGCCTGGACAGCCTGCTGGACATTGCTCAGCTCCATCAGCCTGGCTCCCAGGTGGgtcaaggtcaggctgacatAGAAAGGCAGTATCGCTAGCACATCAACAATGTTCATGAAAGACAGGACAAAGTGGAGTTTGTTGGGAGAGGAGATCAGCCTCAGCACGTACTCGATGGTAAACCAGCCTATACAGGCTGTCTCTATGCTGTCCAGGGTCGGGTGCTCCACACGGTTCCCCTCTGCATCTACGACCTGCAGGTCTGGGATGGTCCCCACACACATCACGACAGAGGAgatcaaaataaacagaaaggacagaacAGCAATGACTCGAGCTGGGTAGGACGATTCTGGCTTCTCCAGAAATTTCCAGATGTATTTTTGGCACCTTTTCCAGCGACTTTCCGAGGCATCTACTCCCAAGTCATCCAGAATCAGTTGCACCCTTCTAGCTATTTCTTCCagttcctcctttttttcacttAGATGAGTTTTGCAGCAGTCATCCAAAAATTTCAGATCCACTTTCCAAAATTCCATTTCATTCTTGAAACATATGGGGCATATTCCTTTCTTCATGTGAATTTCCCCAAAGTAGTACACGTCAATAATGC
Encoded here:
- the KCNF1 gene encoding potassium voltage-gated channel subfamily F member 1, with protein sequence MAGDSRFPDVDTAGSEKNEETEIVVNVGGVRQVFYGDNLNQYPETRLAELINCLAGGYDSIFSLCDDYDPGKREFYFDRDPDAFKCIIDVYYFGEIHMKKGICPICFKNEMEFWKVDLKFLDDCCKTHLSEKKEELEEIARRVQLILDDLGVDASESRWKRCQKYIWKFLEKPESSYPARVIAVLSFLFILISSVVMCVGTIPDLQVVDAEGNRVEHPTLDSIETACIGWFTIEYVLRLISSPNKLHFVLSFMNIVDVLAILPFYVSLTLTHLGARLMELSNVQQAVQALRIMRIARIFKLARHSSGLQTLTYALKRSFKELGLLLMYLAVGIFVFSALGYTMEQSHPETLFKSIPQSFWWAIITMTTVGYGDIYPKTTLGKLNAAISFLCGVIAIALPIHPIINNFVRYYNKQRVLETAAKHELELMELNSAEGKAASSKSELEDLAREGKEGPFYSSRLKVSHSDTFIHLLSEEKHYRTRLQSCK